The genomic window GAATCCGCCCTTTACTGAGAAAATCATCAGGCATACTTATATCGCTGCTGCTTTCAAATGGGCTTTCCACAACCTGGGGAGTTCTATCTTTGTTACCAAGGTCCACTTTACAGCCCATGGCTTCAGCTTCAATTGTAAGACAGAACGGAATTCTTGCGCATTCCAATCCTGCAAGTTCGTAGAGAGAACTTCCGAGTGCTGCCATTTTTTCCGCGTCACTGTGCGCTTCTGGCCAAAATGCGTCTGTTTTTTCCATAGCTTCAGTTATGCCAAGTTGGGTAACACTGACTACTGGTGTAACATCGGTTTCTTCATCTCTAAGTACTGCAAGTACATTTTCTTTTAGATTCATAAAACTCACTGTACTTAATATGTTATTTAAATTGTTTAAATTTTTGGTGTCAATTTTACATAAAAGCTGGAAAAACATCTGTTGAAACATTCTAAATGTAAAATTCAGGATATTCATGTAGTTAAAAATGATTTATTTGAAATTAATATTTTCATTTTTATTTTTCGGCTGATTAAGTTATTATTTGTTTCAACAATCTAATTTAATGAGTTGTTTTTATATTATGAATGGTTAAAACTATATATTACTAATTATAAATATATTAATAATATTTGCTGGCCCAATGAAATATTTTTAAAATATACAGCTAAATGGAGGTAATTTAAATGAAAAAATATTTAGCATTGCTGATATCTCTCTTAACATTAAGTCTTCTGGTTTCAGGAGCATCTGCAGCACAAAATCAGAACACTGCAACACATCCTATAATAAAAACAGAATTAGTTAAGGTAAACAAAGAATTTAGGGTAATTTTGAAAAGTAACCCCACTACTGGATATTCATGGACTCCTAAATTCGATCCAAAGTATATACAGCTTGTAAATTCAAAATATGTGCCTTATAAAACTTCAAACAATGTCGTTGGATCTGGGGGAGTTCAGATATTTACTTTCAAAGCAATTAAAAAAGGATTTTCACGAATTACATTTGAATATCAGAGATCATGGGAAACTGTTCCTCCTATAAAAGTAGAAACTTATAACATATTCGCTTTTAGATGGATATAGTTTAGATGCTGTAGAAATGTAGAATGTATTAATTTAAAGTTTGTTGAAACATGTTAAATGAACTTCGGATTTGTGGCTGCAAAACCTTTTGTATGCCGCAAAATACTTTGATACTTTTTTTGCGTCATTTAATTAATTAAAAAATGTATCTGTAAAATTGTGAGTATAAAACCAAGCAGTGCTCCTGTTATGACCTGCCCTACAGTGTGTCTTTTGAGATAAACTCTACTCCACATTACTATGGGAAGTACAGCGGCAAATATGGCTCCAACAGGACCAAACGTATAAATTAACACGACTGTGGGTCCTGCAACTCCCATTGCATGGATGCTGATTTTCCAGTAAAGATTTATAAAAAACACGATGAGTGTGTTTAAAAAGTAGCTGAACATTAAAATAGTGGTCATAACTGGTGCGTTTAGAGTATATAAAACTGCAGTTCCTATAAAATAAGATAAAATCACTATGATAAGGGGATAATTTCGGTCTTTCCTTTCAGGTATATCCATGTCCATTTTCTGACCACGATGCCGTTTACCTTCGATCCATCTAAGTACAAATAATACGGGTAATATGCATGTAAAAATGGCACATAGGATTGTTATAACTATAAAATCATGGAAATTCAGAAAATAGTAGTTTATTATTGCAAATGCAGGAATTGAAATTATGGGGGCATATGCAACATATGAAATAAACACTGCAAACTGTTTTTTAAAGTCATCTTTGATAAAATGGCCGGTCATAAAATTACCTAATGATACAAACATTGAATGTAGTGAATATT from Methanobacterium veterum includes these protein-coding regions:
- a CDS encoding protease inhibitor I42 family protein, coding for MKKYLALLISLLTLSLLVSGASAAQNQNTATHPIIKTELVKVNKEFRVILKSNPTTGYSWTPKFDPKYIQLVNSKYVPYKTSNNVVGSGGVQIFTFKAIKKGFSRITFEYQRSWETVPPIKVETYNIFAFRWI
- a CDS encoding phosphatase PAP2 family protein, with product MTGHFIKDDFKKQFAVFISYVAYAPIISIPAFAIINYYFLNFHDFIVITILCAIFTCILPVLFVLRWIEGKRHRGQKMDMDIPERKDRNYPLIIVILSYFIGTAVLYTLNAPVMTTILMFSYFLNTLIVFFINLYWKISIHAMGVAGPTVVLIYTFGPVGAIFAAVLPIVMWSRVYLKRHTVGQVITGALLGFILTILQIHFLIN